The Arachis hypogaea cultivar Tifrunner chromosome 16, arahy.Tifrunner.gnm2.J5K5, whole genome shotgun sequence genome contains a region encoding:
- the LOC112754295 gene encoding UDP-glycosyltransferase 73C11, whose product MVFQTNQPHFILFPLMAQGHIIPMMDIAKLLAHRGVIVTIFTTPKNASRFSSVLSRAISSGLQIQLIQLPFPSKEAGLPDGSESFDMVISSDAMVNFFHAITLLQKPAEELFEEITPKPTCIISDFCIPWTSQLAQKHNIPRISFHGFCCFCLHCLYKINTSKVAANITSEFEYFTIPGIPHQIQVTKNQVPEQMTDKLKDFGEKMMDAEMKAYGVIINTFEELEQDYVNDYKKERNGKVWCIGPVSLCNKDEIDKAQRGNKASINEQNCLEWLDLQQPKSVVYACLGSLCNLTTSQLIELALAMEATNKPFIWVIRDGKNLHELENWIEEEGFEERNKDKCLIIRGWAPQVLILSHPAVGGFVTHCGWNSTLEAITAGMPMITWPLFADQFLNEKLVTHVLKVGVSLGVEVAMKFGEEEKIGVLVKKEDIKNGICMVMDDEEEESRKRRERVIELSKMAKRAVEKGGSSYLNMTLLIQQIMKHTSGREQDLELTR is encoded by the exons ATGGTTTTCCAAACAAACCAACCTCACTTCATCTTATTCCCTCTAATGGCTCAAGGCCACATCATCCCCATGATGGACATTGCAAAACTCTTGGCACACCGTGGTGTCATCGTCACCATCTTCACCACACCAAAGAACGCTTCCCGTTTCAGTTCAGTTCTTTCTCGCGCCATCTCTTCCGGCCTTCAAATCCAATTAATACAGCTCCCGTTTCCATCTAAGGAAGCAGGTTTACCTGATGGGTCTGAAAGCTTCGACATGGTGATTTCTTCAGACGCCATGGTCAATTTCTTCCATGCAATCACGTTGCTCCAAAAACCAGCAGAGGAGTTGTTCGAGGAGATCACACCGAAACCAACTTGCATTATCTCTGATTTTTGCATTCCTTGGACTTCTCAACTTGCTCAGAAGCACAACATCCCAAGAATCTCTTTCCATGGCTTTTGCTGCTTCTGCCTCCATTGCTTGTACAAGATAAACACTTCCAAG GTTGCTGCGAACATCACCTCAGAATTTGAGTACTTCACTATTCCTGGCATACCTCACCAAATTCAAGTCACCAAAAATCAGGTACCAGAGCAAATGACAGATAAATTGAAGGATTTtggtgagaagatgatggatGCTGAAATGAAGGCATATGGTGTGATCATAAACACCTTTGAAGAGTTGGAGCAAGATTATGTAAATGACTACAAGAAAGAAAGGAATGGTAAGGTTTGGTGTATTGGCCCTGTTTCTCTATGCAACAAAGATGAAATAGATAAGGCTCAAAGAGGTAACAAGGCTTCAATCAATGAACAGAACTGCTTAGAATGGCTTGATTTGCAGCAACCCAAGTCTGTTGTTTATGCATGTCTTGGAAGCTTATGCAATCTCACCACTTCACAGCTTATAGAATTGGCATTGGCCATGGAAGCAACAAATAAACCATTTATATGGGTCATTAGGGATGGAAAGAACTTGCATGAATTGGAGAATTGGATCGAAGAAGAAGGGTttgaagaaagaaacaaagataaATGTCTTATAATTCGAGGTTGGGCTCCTCAGGTACTAATACTATCACACCCTGCAGTTGGAGGATTCGTAACACATTGTGGTTGGAATTCTACCTTAGAAGCGATAACGGCTGGCATGCCAATGATTACATGGCCACTGTTTGCAGATCAATTCTTGAATGAGAAGCTTGTTACTCATGTTTTGAAGGTTGGTGTGAGCCTTGGTGTGGAGGTTGCAATGAAGTTTGGGGAGGAAGAGAAGATAGGTGTTTTGGTGAAGAAGGAAGATATTAAAAATGGAATATgcatggttatggatgatgaagaagaagagagcagaaagagaagagaaagggtCATTGAACTGAGTAAGATGGCAAAGAGAGCAGTTGAGAAAGGTGGATCTTCATATCTTAATATGACTCTTCTTATTCAACAAATTATGAAACATACAAGCGGTAGAGAGCAGGACTTAGAGTTAACACGTTAG